From one Paramormyrops kingsleyae isolate MSU_618 chromosome 1, PKINGS_0.4, whole genome shotgun sequence genomic stretch:
- the LOC111838247 gene encoding putative claudin-24 encodes MDTSVCALELLGAFFSVVAWVCSLATTITPRWMTLSTDLLPTEVYELGLWETCVVQEPGSMECRPYDSLLGLPPDIKLARILMCVAVATGLLGVLMSIPGLRLVNSCQGEEEHRAKRAFKLLGGAFCALAGVAVLIPVSYVAHLTVLRFFDESVPEVVPRWEFGDALFCGWAAGFLHMVAAVLLVASCLYAPGRSRTVAARWTRASCAIDRTGKRSEYV; translated from the coding sequence ATGGACACCAGTGTATGTGCTCTGGAGCTCCTGGGGGCCTTCTTCTCTGTGGTGGCCTGGGTCTGCTCGCTGGCCACCACCATTACCCCTCGCTGGATGACGCTGTCTACAGACCTGCTGCCTACGGAGGTCTATGAGCTGGGGCTGTGGGAGACCTGCGTGGTGCAGGAGCCGGGTAGCATGGAGTGCCGTCCGTATGACAGCCTGCTGGGACTTCCCCCGGACATCAAGCTGGCCCGCATCCTGATGTGCGTTGCCGTGGCGACCGGGCTCCTCGGGGTGCTGATGTCCATCCCCGGGCTGCGTCTGGTCAACAGTTGCCAGGGCGAGGAGGAGCACAGGGCCAAGCGGGCCTTCAAGCTGCTGGGCGGCGCCTTCTGTGCCCTGGCCGGCGTGGCGGTCCTCATCCCCGTCTCCTACGTGGCCCATCTGACGGTGCTGCGCTTCTTCGACGAGTCGGTGCCAGAAGTGGTGCCGCGCTGGGAGTTTGGCGACGCCCTCTTCTGCGGCTGGGCAGCCGGCTTCCTCCACATGGTGGCCGCGGTTCTGCTGGTCGCCTCCTGCCTGTACGCGCCGGGGAGGTCCCGCACGGTGGCGGCCCGGTGGACACGAGCATCCTGCGCCATAGACCGCACTGGGAAAAGGTCAGAGTACGTGTGA
- the wwc3 gene encoding protein WWC3 isoform X1 yields the protein MPWVSSSKRRESWELPLPAGWEEARDYDGRVFYIDHNTRQTSWIDPRDRITKPLTFADCVGDELPLGWEEVYDQQVGVYYIDHINKTTQIENPRTQWRQEQERMLKEYLVVAQEALSAKKEIYQVKQQRLELAQQEFLLFHELSEEDSRSLASTFSGGSSNAKYDPDQIKAEIACRREGLSSLKRELAQMKQELQHKEMGVETLQEIDRKMSSGQTSYKLDEAQAILSELRSIKKSISTGERERQDLIQSLAKLTLSFRGGSGLGDTLLDGAGGPCLAQRYCDAGCQTDIVGELASQEFSPLLDKVRLNWQYEEAKKKVSSLQHQLAQLDSESWSGRAEADRDRDCMQLLREKEALLQEITLVSQQQRPLESLLHLEEERRRLEEEVQRAHAVQSQGANQRILHQEKRNMLLLQLEEASRIATYLHSQLKSLSASNLTASSGSSRGSLASSRGSLTSSRGSLSSVSFSDIYGPPQYERAEAAAAPAESDPHPRYPLHPEALCRDSKARRSQDTPQSLASLSSRSSLSSLSPPSSPMDVPYHQDSSVALRAEEYLELAGRGIVEGLRGQTLPPPGHGSVLGDTGQGAAMSHLLDAKSPRDNGAQGACSSTGVTLRGNGGNRVGRRTRRGSAGVSDEVLATDSGVFEAWSRRTDDPEEVLYVNDGTAAELAQIQLGLLFDTASESLLVQLLLLRNLNVVVVKPGCKVYVRVSLLPAEHGRGGTGTRYCSRAQDPQGQLSLNEGFRIPACAATLGLRPLLLSICAVGPQGPEEPLGMLQISLADCVGATEMLFQWHRILMLGGTEASRAGEGKMPKALGVGEEDAKATDPVLALLGELEQELERKEEQGEATSERSWQAESVDSGCSNSTAFVMQYTEGLCVDGICITTGGRCIHPAHRLHSLKVDKETNTEVPLPEPVRVRPKERGGRCGQALPFMRNSTIVRSQTFSPGARSQYVCRLYRSDSDSSTLPKKSPFIRNTLERRTLRYKQQQQACRSSLAEQSTRTSLDLELDLQASRTRQHQLSEELNSLRDLKLRLEEAQSREAAELPHWALRDERLHSLLREAERQGKREAWQEDSTAAAGRMRKASKDVRQLRGQSQRGPFPVQTFREKMAFFTRPRFNIPPLPADDV from the exons ATGCCGTGGGTGAGCAGCAGCAAGCGGAGAGAAAGCTGGGAGCTGCCGCTGCCCGCGGGCTGGGAGGAGGCGCGCGACTACGATGGCCGCGTGTTCTACATCGATCACAACACGCGCCAGACGTCGTGGATCGATCCCCGGGACAG gatcACCAAACCTCTGACGTTCGCAGACTGCGTCGGTGATGAGCTGCCCTTAGGCTGGGAGGAGGTCTACGATCAGCAGGTGGGCGTGTACTACATCGACCACATCAACA AGACCACCCAGATCGAGAACCCGCGGACGCAATGGCGGCAGGAGCAGGAGCGCATGCTGAAGGAGTACCTGGTGGTGGCTCAGGAGGCTCTCAGTGCCAAGAAGGAGATCTACCAGGTCAAGCAGCAGCGCCTGGAGTTGGCCCAGCAGGAATTCCTGCTCTTCCACGAGCTCTCGGAGGAGGACAGCCGCTCGCTCGCCAGCA CATTCTCTGGCGGCTCTTCAAACGCAAAATATGACCCTGACCAAATAAAAGCGGAAATCGCCTGTAGGCGCGAGGGG ctctccaGCCTGAAGAGGGAGCTGGCCCAGATGAAGCAGGAGCTGCAGCACAAGGAGATGGGGGTGGAGACCCTACAGGA GATCGACAGGAAGATGTCTAGCGGACAGACCAGCTACAAGCTGGACGAAGCGCAGGCCATCCTCAGCGAGCTGCGGAGCATCAAGAAGTCCATCAGCACGGGCGAGAGGGAGAGGCAGGACCTCATCCAG aGTCTCGCCAAGCTCACGCTGAGTTTCCGTGGCGGCTCAGGTCTGGGCGACACCCTGCTGGATGGTGCCGGGGGCCCCTGTCTGGCTCAGCGGTACTGTGACGCCGGCTGTCAGACGGACATCGTGGGTGAG CTTGCCTCCCAGGAATTCTCGCCACTGCTGGACAAAGTTCGCCTGAACTGGCAGTATGAAGAGGCTAAAAAAAA AGTGTCCAGCCTCCAGCATCAGCTGGCCCAGCTGGACAGCGAGAGCTGGTCGGGCCGGGCTGAGGCGGATCGGGACCGAGACTGCATGCAGCTCCTGCGCGAGAAGGAAGCCCTGCTGCAGGAGATCACCCTGGTCAGCCAGCAGCAGCGCCCCCTCGAGAGCCTCCTGCACCTGGAAGAGGAGCGTCGCaggctggaggaggaggtgcagaGGGCGCACGCTGTCCAGAGCCAGGGCGCCAACCAAAG GATCCTGCACCAGGAGAAGCGGAACATGCTTCTGCTGCAGCTGGAGGAGGCGTCGCGCATCGCCACCTACCTGCACTCACAGCTGAAGAG CCTGTCGGCCAGCAACCTCACCGCCTCATCGGGCAGCAGCCGCGGCTCTCTGGCCTCCAGCCGCGGATCCCTGACGTCCAGCCGCGGCTCGCTCAGCTCCGTCAGCTTCAGCGACATCTACGGGCCGCCGCAGTATGAGCGGGCTGAGGCGGCAGCAGCGCCAGCTGAGTcggacccccacccccgctaCCCTCTACACCCCGAGGCGCTGTGCCGTGACAGCAAGGCCCGGCGCTCGCAGGACACGCCGCAGTCGCTGGCCTCGCTGTCGTCGCGGTCCTCGCTCTCCTCCCTGTCGCCGCCCAGCTCCCCCATGGACGTGCCATACCACCAGGACAGCTCTGTCGCCCTGAGGGCCGAGGAGTATCTAGAACTGGCTGGCCGCGGGATCGTGGAGGGCCTGCGCGGCcaaaccctgcccccccccggtCACGGCTCGGTGCTGGGTGACACGGGGCAGGGGGCCGCCATGTCACACCTACTGGATGCCAAGAGCCCCAGGGACAATGGAGCCCAGGGGGCCTGCAGCAGCACAG GAGTAACGCTGCGCGGTAACGGCGGGAACCGGGTCGGGCGGCGAACGAGGAGGGGCTCCGCAGGGGTGTCGGACGAGGTGCTGGCCACAGACAGTGGCGTCTTTGAGGCCTGGAGCAGGAG AACGGACGACCCGGAAGAGGTGTTATACGTCAACGATGGGACCGCAGCAGAACTTGCTCAGATCCAGCTGGGGCTCCT GTTCGACACTGCCAGTGAGAGCCTCCTGGTGCAGCTGCTCCTGCTGAGGAACCTTAATGTTGTGGTCGTAAAACCCGGATGCAAAGT CTATGTCAGGGTGAGCCTGCTCCCGGCTGAGCACGGCCGCGGCGGCACCGGGACCCGCTACTGCTCCCGGGCCCAGGATCCGCAGGGCCAGCTGAGCCTGAACGAGGGCTTCCGAATCCCGGCTTGCGCCGCCACCCTGGGTCTTCGGCCCCTGCTGCTGTCCATTTGCGCTGTGGGTCCCCAGGGCCCCGAGGAACCGCTG GGCATGCTGCAGATCAGCCTGGCGGACTGCGTGGGTGCCACTGAGATGCTGTTCCAGTGGCACAGAATCCTGATGCTAGGCGGCACTGAGGCTTCCCGTGCCGGGGAGGGCAAGATGCCCAAGGCACTTGGCGTGGGGGAGGAGGATGCCAAGGCTACG GACCCTGTGCTGGCCCTACTGGGGGAGTTGGAACAAGAGTTGGAGAGGAAGGAGGAGCAGGGGGAGGCAACATCGGAGAG GAGCTGGCAGGCAGAGTCGGTGGACAGTGGCTGCAGCAACAGCACGGCGTTCGTGATGCAATACACCGAGGGACTGTGCGTGGATGGTATCTGCATCACCACTGGGGGGCGCTGTATCCATCCAGCCCACAGGCTGCACTCACTCAAG GTGGACAAGGAGACCAACACTGAGGTGCCCCTCCCTGAGCCGGTGCGGGTGCGGCCCAAGGAGCGAGGGGGGCGCTGTGGCCAGGCCTTGCCCTTCATGCGCAACAGCACCATCGTCCGCTCGCAGACCTTCTCGCCAGGCGCACGCAGCCAGTATGTGTGCAGG CTGTACCGCAGCGACAGCGACAGCTCCACGCTGCCCAAAAAATCCCCCTTCATCAGAAACACCCTTGAAAGGCGGACTCTGCGATACAAACAG cagcagcaggcctgcCGCAGCTCGCTGGCGGAGCAGTCCACCCGCACCTCTCTGGACCTGGAGCTGGATCTCCAGGCGTCCCGGACCAGGCAGCACCAGCTGAGCGAGGAACTGAATTCCCTGCGGGATCTGAAGCTGCGTCTCGAAGAGGCTCAGAGCCGGGAGGCCGCCGAACTGCCCCACTGGGCCCTGCGGGATGAACGGCTCCACAGCCTCCTGAGGGAGGCCGAGAGACAG GGTAAGCGGGAGGCGTGGCAGGAGGATTCCACAGCAGCAGCGGGCAGGATGAGGAAGGCATCCAAAGACGTGCGACAGCTGAGGGGGCAGAGCCAGAGGGGGCCCTTCCCTGTGCAGACCTTCAG AGAGAAGATGGCTTTCTTCACAAGACCGAGATTCAACATACCTCCCCTGCCCGCCGATGATGTATGA
- the wwc3 gene encoding protein WWC3 isoform X2 — MPWVSSSKRRESWELPLPAGWEEARDYDGRVFYIDHNTRQTSWIDPRDRITKPLTFADCVGDELPLGWEEVYDQQVGVYYIDHINKTTQIENPRTQWRQEQERMLKEYLVVAQEALSAKKEIYQVKQQRLELAQQEFLLFHELSEEDSRSLASTFSGGSSNAKYDPDQIKAEIACRREGLSSLKRELAQMKQELQHKEMGVETLQEIDRKMSSGQTSYKLDEAQAILSELRSIKKSISTGERERQDLIQSLAKLTLSFRGGSGLGDTLLDGAGGPCLAQRYCDAGCQTDIVGELASQEFSPLLDKVRLNWQYEEAKKKVSSLQHQLAQLDSESWSGRAEADRDRDCMQLLREKEALLQEITLVSQQQRPLESLLHLEEERRRLEEEVQRAHAVQSQGANQRILHQEKRNMLLLQLEEASRIATYLHSQLKSLSASNLTASSGSSRGSLASSRGSLTSSRGSLSSVSFSDIYGPPQYERAEAAAAPAESDPHPRYPLHPEALCRDSKARRSQDTPQSLASLSSRSSLSSLSPPSSPMDVPYHQDSSVALRAEEYLELAGRGIVEGLRGQTLPPPGHGSVLGDTGQGAAMSHLLDAKSPRDNGAQGACSSTGVTLRGNGGNRVGRRTRRGSAGVSDEVLATDSGVFEAWSRRTDDPEEVLYVNDGTAAELAQIQLGLLFDTASESLLVQLLLLRNLNVVVVKPGCKVYVRVSLLPAEHGRGGTGTRYCSRAQDPQGQLSLNEGFRIPACAATLGLRPLLLSICAVGPQGPEEPLGMLQISLADCVGATEMLFQWHRILMLGGTEASRAGEGKMPKALGVGEEDAKATDPVLALLGELEQELERKEEQGEATSERSWQAESVDSGCSNSTAFVMQYTEGLCVDGICITTGGRCIHPAHRLHSLKVDKETNTEVPLPEPVRVRPKERGGRCGQALPFMRNSTIVRSQTFSPGARSQYVCRLYRSDSDSSTLPKKSPFIRNTLERRTLRYKQQQACRSSLAEQSTRTSLDLELDLQASRTRQHQLSEELNSLRDLKLRLEEAQSREAAELPHWALRDERLHSLLREAERQGKREAWQEDSTAAAGRMRKASKDVRQLRGQSQRGPFPVQTFREKMAFFTRPRFNIPPLPADDV, encoded by the exons ATGCCGTGGGTGAGCAGCAGCAAGCGGAGAGAAAGCTGGGAGCTGCCGCTGCCCGCGGGCTGGGAGGAGGCGCGCGACTACGATGGCCGCGTGTTCTACATCGATCACAACACGCGCCAGACGTCGTGGATCGATCCCCGGGACAG gatcACCAAACCTCTGACGTTCGCAGACTGCGTCGGTGATGAGCTGCCCTTAGGCTGGGAGGAGGTCTACGATCAGCAGGTGGGCGTGTACTACATCGACCACATCAACA AGACCACCCAGATCGAGAACCCGCGGACGCAATGGCGGCAGGAGCAGGAGCGCATGCTGAAGGAGTACCTGGTGGTGGCTCAGGAGGCTCTCAGTGCCAAGAAGGAGATCTACCAGGTCAAGCAGCAGCGCCTGGAGTTGGCCCAGCAGGAATTCCTGCTCTTCCACGAGCTCTCGGAGGAGGACAGCCGCTCGCTCGCCAGCA CATTCTCTGGCGGCTCTTCAAACGCAAAATATGACCCTGACCAAATAAAAGCGGAAATCGCCTGTAGGCGCGAGGGG ctctccaGCCTGAAGAGGGAGCTGGCCCAGATGAAGCAGGAGCTGCAGCACAAGGAGATGGGGGTGGAGACCCTACAGGA GATCGACAGGAAGATGTCTAGCGGACAGACCAGCTACAAGCTGGACGAAGCGCAGGCCATCCTCAGCGAGCTGCGGAGCATCAAGAAGTCCATCAGCACGGGCGAGAGGGAGAGGCAGGACCTCATCCAG aGTCTCGCCAAGCTCACGCTGAGTTTCCGTGGCGGCTCAGGTCTGGGCGACACCCTGCTGGATGGTGCCGGGGGCCCCTGTCTGGCTCAGCGGTACTGTGACGCCGGCTGTCAGACGGACATCGTGGGTGAG CTTGCCTCCCAGGAATTCTCGCCACTGCTGGACAAAGTTCGCCTGAACTGGCAGTATGAAGAGGCTAAAAAAAA AGTGTCCAGCCTCCAGCATCAGCTGGCCCAGCTGGACAGCGAGAGCTGGTCGGGCCGGGCTGAGGCGGATCGGGACCGAGACTGCATGCAGCTCCTGCGCGAGAAGGAAGCCCTGCTGCAGGAGATCACCCTGGTCAGCCAGCAGCAGCGCCCCCTCGAGAGCCTCCTGCACCTGGAAGAGGAGCGTCGCaggctggaggaggaggtgcagaGGGCGCACGCTGTCCAGAGCCAGGGCGCCAACCAAAG GATCCTGCACCAGGAGAAGCGGAACATGCTTCTGCTGCAGCTGGAGGAGGCGTCGCGCATCGCCACCTACCTGCACTCACAGCTGAAGAG CCTGTCGGCCAGCAACCTCACCGCCTCATCGGGCAGCAGCCGCGGCTCTCTGGCCTCCAGCCGCGGATCCCTGACGTCCAGCCGCGGCTCGCTCAGCTCCGTCAGCTTCAGCGACATCTACGGGCCGCCGCAGTATGAGCGGGCTGAGGCGGCAGCAGCGCCAGCTGAGTcggacccccacccccgctaCCCTCTACACCCCGAGGCGCTGTGCCGTGACAGCAAGGCCCGGCGCTCGCAGGACACGCCGCAGTCGCTGGCCTCGCTGTCGTCGCGGTCCTCGCTCTCCTCCCTGTCGCCGCCCAGCTCCCCCATGGACGTGCCATACCACCAGGACAGCTCTGTCGCCCTGAGGGCCGAGGAGTATCTAGAACTGGCTGGCCGCGGGATCGTGGAGGGCCTGCGCGGCcaaaccctgcccccccccggtCACGGCTCGGTGCTGGGTGACACGGGGCAGGGGGCCGCCATGTCACACCTACTGGATGCCAAGAGCCCCAGGGACAATGGAGCCCAGGGGGCCTGCAGCAGCACAG GAGTAACGCTGCGCGGTAACGGCGGGAACCGGGTCGGGCGGCGAACGAGGAGGGGCTCCGCAGGGGTGTCGGACGAGGTGCTGGCCACAGACAGTGGCGTCTTTGAGGCCTGGAGCAGGAG AACGGACGACCCGGAAGAGGTGTTATACGTCAACGATGGGACCGCAGCAGAACTTGCTCAGATCCAGCTGGGGCTCCT GTTCGACACTGCCAGTGAGAGCCTCCTGGTGCAGCTGCTCCTGCTGAGGAACCTTAATGTTGTGGTCGTAAAACCCGGATGCAAAGT CTATGTCAGGGTGAGCCTGCTCCCGGCTGAGCACGGCCGCGGCGGCACCGGGACCCGCTACTGCTCCCGGGCCCAGGATCCGCAGGGCCAGCTGAGCCTGAACGAGGGCTTCCGAATCCCGGCTTGCGCCGCCACCCTGGGTCTTCGGCCCCTGCTGCTGTCCATTTGCGCTGTGGGTCCCCAGGGCCCCGAGGAACCGCTG GGCATGCTGCAGATCAGCCTGGCGGACTGCGTGGGTGCCACTGAGATGCTGTTCCAGTGGCACAGAATCCTGATGCTAGGCGGCACTGAGGCTTCCCGTGCCGGGGAGGGCAAGATGCCCAAGGCACTTGGCGTGGGGGAGGAGGATGCCAAGGCTACG GACCCTGTGCTGGCCCTACTGGGGGAGTTGGAACAAGAGTTGGAGAGGAAGGAGGAGCAGGGGGAGGCAACATCGGAGAG GAGCTGGCAGGCAGAGTCGGTGGACAGTGGCTGCAGCAACAGCACGGCGTTCGTGATGCAATACACCGAGGGACTGTGCGTGGATGGTATCTGCATCACCACTGGGGGGCGCTGTATCCATCCAGCCCACAGGCTGCACTCACTCAAG GTGGACAAGGAGACCAACACTGAGGTGCCCCTCCCTGAGCCGGTGCGGGTGCGGCCCAAGGAGCGAGGGGGGCGCTGTGGCCAGGCCTTGCCCTTCATGCGCAACAGCACCATCGTCCGCTCGCAGACCTTCTCGCCAGGCGCACGCAGCCAGTATGTGTGCAGG CTGTACCGCAGCGACAGCGACAGCTCCACGCTGCCCAAAAAATCCCCCTTCATCAGAAACACCCTTGAAAGGCGGACTCTGCGATACAAACAG cagcaggcctgcCGCAGCTCGCTGGCGGAGCAGTCCACCCGCACCTCTCTGGACCTGGAGCTGGATCTCCAGGCGTCCCGGACCAGGCAGCACCAGCTGAGCGAGGAACTGAATTCCCTGCGGGATCTGAAGCTGCGTCTCGAAGAGGCTCAGAGCCGGGAGGCCGCCGAACTGCCCCACTGGGCCCTGCGGGATGAACGGCTCCACAGCCTCCTGAGGGAGGCCGAGAGACAG GGTAAGCGGGAGGCGTGGCAGGAGGATTCCACAGCAGCAGCGGGCAGGATGAGGAAGGCATCCAAAGACGTGCGACAGCTGAGGGGGCAGAGCCAGAGGGGGCCCTTCCCTGTGCAGACCTTCAG AGAGAAGATGGCTTTCTTCACAAGACCGAGATTCAACATACCTCCCCTGCCCGCCGATGATGTATGA